The sequence below is a genomic window from Sporanaerobacter acetigenes DSM 13106.
CACTATTGGCCATTCTTGAACATAATTTTTTGATTCTTCATCCGTTGCTCCTGTCCAAACTACTGATTTATCACTAGGTATTCCCTTATCTGCGATATACATGTTTGCTGCACTTTCTAATGTTCTCACGTTTGTATTATGTGCTGTCACTGCTGCAGTCTGTCTGGATTTGTTCAATCTTGGTACAGCTATTGCTGACAATATTCCTAATATAGCTATTACAACTACTAATTCAATCAATGTAAATCCTCTGTTGTCT
It includes:
- a CDS encoding type II secretion system protein — translated: MFEYFVKKLSKDNRGFTLIELVVVIAILGILSAIAVPRLNKSRQTAAVTAHNTNVRTLESAANMYIADKGIPSDKSVVWTGATDEESKNYVQEWPIVPNGVNIDGETIKAEKPYSVTIGTDGKITVEPGRAKIDDTGKIVKQTQE